GGGCGGGGGGGGGACGCTGGATGAGCTGGGGGATCTCTGGGCGCTCAAGCAGAACGGGTTTCTGAGGATGCCGGTCGTGGTCGTGAACGTGGCGGGCTATTTCGACGAGTTTCTGGCGTGGGTGGGGCGGGCGGAGCGGGAGGGGTTTCTCTACGGCGGCCGGCTCTTTGCGGTGCGGTCCACGGCGGCGGAGGCGGTGCGGTATCTGAAGGAGCGGCTCGGGGGGAGGGGATAAGTCGCGCGGCCGAATCGGGGGCGTTCGCGTCTCCGGAGTAGTGGATAATTTATAAATTACAAATCATTCAAGCTTCCGGCTCCTTCCCGCCGATAGATCCCATGCCGCCGGGAGCGTCTTTCCGGACCCGGGAAGGGCGCCGGAACGGAGCGGCCGAGCGGCCAGGGTCCCGCTTCAGGGGCCCGCGCCCAGGTCCGACGGGGGGCCGGGGGCGGAACGTGCGGAAAGCTTGGGTCGGGGCCCGGGGGCTATCTTCCGGGCCGGGCGAAAGGAGGTGGGTCGAGGGGGAGAGTCGCCAGGTTGACCGATTCGAAGGGAGGCCCCCGGTTCGGGGGCGAAAACGAAATCAATGGAGGGTTCAGTGATGAGTCGTCGATCGAAAGGATTCCCGGGGGCGGCCGCCGCGGGGGCGCTTTTGGGCCTCTGCCTCATGGCGGCGTCCGCCGGGGCTCAGCAAGGGGAGCGGCCCGTCATGACGAGCCGCGACCAGGGCGACACGGTCAAGATCAATGTGAGCGGCAACGTCGTCCTCGATTACGTCTGGCGCAGCAAAGAGGTCACGACGTTCACCAATTCGGTGGCCGGAGGCGGTGAGAACGAGAATACCTTCGAAGGATACGCCGCCGTCCGCGTGGACGCGGAACTCTCCTCGAAGGTCTCGGCCGTCGTCGAGATCGGCACCAAGCGGGTGGATGGGAGCGTCATCAACGAGTGGGGAAATCCCACGGCCGAGCCCATCCAGCTTCGCGAGGCGGGCGTGAAGGTCAACGAGTTTCTCACCCCGGCCCTCTCCTTCCGCCTGGGGATCGCCAACTGGGCGTTCGACGTGCGCGGCCGGGGAAGCGCCTTCGCGCTCGACCCGCGCCATTCGCAGTCGATCACGCGGAATGTAGGCCTCACGCCGACCGCGGACGGCCCCGCCACCTTGGCGGTGCGGGCGGGTCTGCCGGAAGAGCTTGAGCCCGTGGGCGCCGTTTTCACGTACGTCG
This genomic stretch from Planctomycetota bacterium harbors:
- a CDS encoding LOG family protein; translated protein: GGGGTLDELGDLWALKQNGFLRMPVVVVNVAGYFDEFLAWVGRAEREGFLYGGRLFAVRSTAAEAVRYLKERLGGRG